A genomic stretch from Symbiobacterium terraclitae includes:
- a CDS encoding DUF456 domain-containing protein: MAAVAVMVLGVLGTLIPALPGLPVIFLAMLGYGAVEGFREMTPGFLIAALLVVAATQVAEHYARAWGARRFGAGRAGAWGAVIGSIAGLFFMPLGLVLGPFLGAALFELFTGRPGGEALRAGVGGLVGVLGSVAVNLVVALGLTVAFIVKVLI; encoded by the coding sequence ATGGCCGCGGTGGCTGTGATGGTTTTGGGCGTGCTGGGCACGCTGATTCCAGCCCTGCCCGGGCTGCCCGTCATCTTCCTGGCCATGCTGGGCTACGGCGCAGTGGAGGGGTTCCGGGAGATGACCCCCGGCTTCCTCATCGCCGCCCTGCTGGTGGTGGCGGCGACGCAGGTGGCGGAGCACTACGCCAGGGCCTGGGGCGCGCGGCGCTTCGGGGCGGGCAGGGCCGGCGCCTGGGGCGCCGTGATCGGCTCCATCGCCGGGCTCTTCTTCATGCCCCTCGGCCTCGTGCTGGGCCCGTTCCTCGGTGCGGCCCTCTTCGAGCTGTTCACCGGACGCCCGGGCGGCGAGGCGCTCCGGGCCGGCGTCGGCGGCCTGGTGGGGGTGCTGGGCTCCGTGGCCGTCAACCTGGTGGTGGCGCTGGGGCTCACCGTGGCGTTTATCGTGAAGGTGCTCATCTAG